A single genomic interval of Arachis duranensis cultivar V14167 chromosome 7, aradu.V14167.gnm2.J7QH, whole genome shotgun sequence harbors:
- the LOC107457636 gene encoding 1-aminocyclopropane-1-carboxylate oxidase 1, whose translation MASSAHKHHHLFPNLHGGATTAPPPTPSANQTSLLSTSXXADALSRLLHRLPPNLSLPTNRRSATTSSSSASATCPPSISLSDNSTDILSSFSQLGFVQLTDHSVPSELANSAESESLALFDLPQDQKESSFPKNWPLGYEREEADEDENDDELGLGLGESFRLDSSCSTESSTQLILSSLREFSLSLEKLGLKIVDELMTGLGLENPIGNDPTRWCSILWISEDRPGNRPEYSGGFYPYVVALQYQIRREKKYSLRSDSGWVHVVPHVDSILVTLGDIAQVWSNGKLKKVRGRAMGTTMGEANESRCITMSLLITLPTETTVAPLLFLGNEDQKEESDEERERVFHSFDFEDYAWRVYHERLLFKDPLDRYRLN comes from the exons ATGGCCTCTTCAGCTCACAAGCACCACCACCTCTTCCCCAACCTCCACGGAGGAGCCACCACAGCACCACCACCAACTCCCTCGGCTAACCAAACCTCCCTCCTTTCTACTTC NNNNNNNGCCGACGCCCTTTCCCGCCTCCTCCACCGCCTCCCACCAAACCTCTCTCTCCCCACTAACCGCCGTTCCGCCACCACCTCATCCTCCTCCGCCTCCGCCACGTGTCCTCCCTCCATATCCCTCTCTGACAACAGCACGGACATCCTTTCCTCCTTCTCCCAACTTGGCTTCGTGCAACTCACCGATCACTCAGTCCCCTCCGAACTCGCCAACTCAGCCGAGTCGGAATCGCTCGCTCTCTTCGACCTCCCTCAGGACCAGAAGGAATCTTCCTTCCCCAAGAACTGGCCACTCGGATACGAACGCGAAGAAGCAGACGAAGACGAAAACGACGATGAACTCGGACTCGGACTCGGCGAGTCATTCCGTCTTGACTCGTCCTGCTCCACCGAGTCATCAACCCAGTTGATTCTGTCATCTCTCCGCGAGTTCTCACTCTCTCTTGAAAAACTGGGCCTGAAGATCGTCGACGAGTTAATGACAGGTTTGGGCCTAGAAAACCCGATCGGGAATGACCCGACCCGGTGGTGTTCTATATTATGGATTTCAGAAGATCGGCCTGGAAATAGACCCGAATATTCGGGCGGGTTTTACCCGTATGTGGTGGCCTTGCAGTACCAGATCAGGCGAGAGAAGAAGTATTCATTGCGCTCGGATTCGGGTTGGGTGCACGTGGTGCCGCACGTGGACTCCATCCTAGTCACTCTTGGAGATATTGCTCAG GTGTGGAGCAATGGGAAGTTGAAGAAAGTGAGAGGAAGAGCAATGGGCACAACAATGGGGGAAGCAAATGAGTCACGTTGCATCACAATGTCATTGCTCATAACGCTTCCTACAGAGACCACTGTggctcctcttctttttcttggcaaCGAAGACCAAAAGGAAGAAAGCGATGAAGAACGTGAGCGTGTGTTTCACTCTTTTGACTTTGAGGACTATGCTTGGAGAGTCTACCATGAACGCCTCCTTTTCAAAGACCCACTAGATAGGTACCGTCTTAATTAA
- the LOC107457606 gene encoding uncharacterized protein LOC107457606: MSDRVLLKVYYFGQILLQTSEGVRFVCENPLDVVIPFTISFEEVKGVICENVQSERARRVACILYRYPIQVFGGFVQFQTKYVTDEASMQEMFSMYIENRSQLVFIELYVEFEQSEADRNILREDYNSDSEEEFENNYEVVGPDGDEDQGDGAVPPDMSDVANALANEMPFQEPSFMRVLDLEAMHVPEFPDYTSAEIPFIADGEFAVGMEFSSREGVIKTIKEYTIRRSVDYQMYESEPLTFYAKCTQYGSECDWLIQVSMISRKYCWVIRRYNGSHTCTRATISQDHSKLDSNTIAKTIKPLVEADPALKVKSVIAEVQSKFNYTVSYWKAWLAKQKAVKKIFGGWEASYEALPIWFEAMCHKEPSAVVHFETMPAYQGDDLVTDIQVLHRVFWSYYPCIRAFRHCKPVVQVNGTHLYGKYKGCLLVVVSQDDNNNIVPIAFAIVEGETSDAWYFFLSNLRQHVVTRDGVGLISDRHESINAAVERSNGAWSPPRAFHMFCIRHIESNFLRKFKAPYLQKLVVNLGYSRTVREYEVRYQRLRERGEVYTNWLNRISREQYALAFDGGYRWGHMTTNLVECINSVLKGARNLPVTALVKATFYRLNELFTQKRAEAEDRINDGHVFSDIVTSKLHANQLASRNIQVSCFDRQNEVFEVREMPSGLEFAVDLQGLRCDCGEFQVDRIPCRHVFTCCANQRLDWQLYVHDVYKMDQVRRVYRARFRPLGNPTTWPAYNGPRFIPNPFPRRVAKGRPRMTRFLNEMDTRMLCRPRRYRLCGAEGHSRSRCRQSGGVNAGGEDQ, from the exons ATGAGTGACAGAGTTTTATTGAAAGTGTATTATTTTGGtcaaattttattacaaacatCTGAAGGAGTAAGATTTGTTTGTGAAAATCCGTTAGATGTTGTGATTCCTTTCACAATCTCATTTGAAGAGGTCAAAGGTGTGATCTGTGAAAATGTTCAGTCTGAGAGGGCAAGAAGAGTGGCCTGTATTCTATATAGATATCCTATACAAGTATTTGGTGGATTCGTCCAGTTTCAAACGAAATATGTAACGGACGAAGCGAGCATGCAAgagatgttttcaatgtatattgaaaATCGGAGTCAACTCGTGTTCATCgagttgtatgttgagtttgagCAATCTGAGGCCGACCGGAATATTCTACGGGAAGATTACAACAGCGATAGCGAAGAAGAGTTCGAAAACAACTACGAAGTTGTTGGTCCAGATGGAGATGAAGATCAAGGTGACGGAGCTGTGCCTCCGGATATGTCAGATGTGGCAAATGCACTTGCAAATGAAATGCCGTTTCAGGAGCCATCATTCATGCGAGTTTTGGATCTGGAAGCCATGCATGTTCCGGAGTTTCCGGATTATACCAGTGCAG AAATTCCTTTTATCGCAGATGGTGAATTTGCCGTTGGGATGGAATTCAGTTCAAGGGAAGGTGTTATTAAGACGATAAAAGAGTATACCATACGAAGAAGTGTAGACTACCAGATGTATGAGTCTGAGCCGTTGACATTTTATGCTAAGTGTACACAATATGGGTCAGAGTGTGATTGGCTTATCCAGGTTAGCATGATTAGCCGGAAGTACTGTTGGGTTATAAGGAGGTATAATGGCAGTCACACATGTACCAGAGCAACAATTTCTCAGGATCATTCGAAGTTGGATTCGAATACAATTGCAAAGACAATAAAGCCGTTGGTTGAGGCTGACCCCGCCTTAAAGGTGAAATCAGTTATAGCAGAGGTACAATCGAAGTTCAACTACACCGTTAGTTATTGGAAAGCATGGTTGGCTAAGCAAAAGgcagtgaaaaaaatatttggaggcTGGGAAGCATCGTACGAAGCCTTGCCTATATGGTTTGAGGCCATGTGTCATAAGGAGCCATCAGCTGTTGTTCATTTTGAGACTATGCCTGCATATCAAGGTGATGACTTGGTGACTGATATTCAGGTATTGCATCGGGTCTTTTGGAGTTATTACCCCTGCATTAGGGCATTCAGACATTGTAAGCCCGTTGTCCAGGTGAATGGGACACACTTGTACGGAAAGTACAAGGGTTGTCTACTAGTGGTCGTTTCACAAGATGACAATAACAATATCGTCCCAATTGCGTTTGCTATTGTGGAGGGAGAGACTTCTGATGCATGGTACTTTTTCCTTAGTAACCTTCGTCAGCATGTTGTAACTCGGGATGGTGTGGGACTGATATCCGACCGTCATGAATCCATAAATGCCGCTGTGGAAAGAAGTAACGGAGCTTGGTCACCTCCAAGAGCTTTCCATATGTTTTGCATAAGGCATATAGAATCCAATTTTCTTAGAAAATTCAAGGCGCCGTACCTGCAGAAACTCGTCGTCAATTTAG GTTATTCGAGGACGGTGCGGGAGTATGAAGTACGATACCAGCGTTTACGAGAACGGGGCGAGGTCTATACTAACTGGTTAAACCGAATCTCCCGCGAACAATACGCGTTGGCTTTTGATGGTGGATATCGATGGGGTCATATGACGACGAATCTAGTGGAATGCATCAACTCAGTATTGAAGGGTGCTCGTAATCTACCCGTTACTGCCCTTGTGAAGGCAACATTTTACAGACTTAACGAGTTGTTCACACAAAAAAGAGCGGAGGCAGAAGATCGGATTAATGATGGGCATGTGTTTTCTGATATCGTGACCTCGAAGTTGCATGCAAACCAACTTGCATCAAGAAACATACAGGTTAGTTGCTTTGACCGGCAGAATGAGGTTTTTGAGGTGCGTGAGATGCCAAGTGGACTGGAGTTTGCAGTCGACCTACAAGGCCTTCGATGTGATTGTGGTGAGTTCCAGGTGGATAGAATCCCTTGTCGACATGTGTTCACTTGTTGTGCCAACCAGCGACTAGACTGGCAACTATATGTGCATGACGTGTATAAGATGGATCAAGTTCGGCGGGTGTACCGAGCAAGGTTTAGGCCGCTAGGTAATCCTACTACATGGCCTGCTTACAATGGACCTCGGTTCATCCCAAATCCATTCCCGAGACGAGTGGCGAAAGGTCGCCCCAGAATGACGCGCttcttgaatgagatggacACGCGTATGTTATGTCGGCCTAGGCGATATAGGCTGTGTGGAGCTGAGGGACACAGCCGTAGCAGATGCCGTCAGTCCGGTGGTGTAAATGCCGGCGGAGAAGATCAGTAG